One Mucilaginibacter ginkgonis genomic region harbors:
- the guaA gene encoding glutamine-hydrolyzing GMP synthase, whose amino-acid sequence MQEKILILDFGSQFTQLIARRVRELNIYCEIHPYNNVPSVDDSVKGIILSGSPYSVRQDDAPHFDFQNHHTKLPILGVCYGAQYVAHFNGGEVMASNTREYGRANLQFINAESPLLKQIPANSQVWMSHGDTIKKLGKDFEIIASTDSVDVAAYHIKGTQTYGIQFHPEVTHSLDGKQLLQNFLVDICGCKQDWTPDSFIETTIAALKDKLGDDKVVLGLSGGVDSSVAAVLLHHAIGKNLHCIFVDNGLLRKDEFESVLESYKHMGLNIKGVDAKQRFYDALQGLSDPEKKRKAIGRVFIEVFDDAAHEVQDVKWLGQGTIYPDVIESVSIKGPSATIKSHHNVGGLPDFMKLKVVEPLNTLFKDEVRRVGRALEIDDNILGRHPFPGPGLAIRILGEITPEKVAILQEADAIYINNLRSAGVYDKVWQAGAIYLPVQSVGVMGDERTYENVICLRAVESLDGMTADWCHLPYDLLAKISNEIINNVKGINRVVYDISSKPPATIEWE is encoded by the coding sequence ATGCAAGAGAAAATCCTCATTCTCGACTTTGGTTCGCAGTTTACCCAGCTTATTGCACGCAGGGTTAGGGAGCTAAATATCTATTGCGAGATACATCCTTACAATAATGTTCCGTCGGTTGACGATAGCGTTAAAGGTATAATCCTTTCAGGTAGTCCTTACTCCGTTCGCCAGGATGATGCACCGCATTTCGATTTTCAAAACCATCATACCAAATTGCCCATACTTGGTGTATGCTATGGTGCGCAGTATGTGGCCCACTTTAACGGTGGCGAGGTAATGGCCTCTAACACCCGGGAGTATGGCCGTGCCAACTTGCAGTTTATCAATGCAGAAAGTCCGTTGTTGAAACAGATACCCGCCAATTCGCAGGTGTGGATGTCGCACGGGGATACGATCAAAAAATTAGGTAAGGATTTTGAAATCATAGCTAGTACAGACAGCGTTGATGTTGCGGCTTATCATATAAAAGGCACACAAACTTACGGCATCCAGTTCCACCCCGAGGTGACGCATAGCCTCGACGGCAAGCAACTGCTGCAGAACTTTTTGGTAGACATTTGCGGTTGCAAACAAGACTGGACCCCCGATTCATTTATCGAAACCACCATTGCCGCGTTAAAGGATAAGTTAGGTGACGACAAGGTGGTGTTAGGCCTTTCGGGTGGGGTAGACTCATCTGTTGCCGCTGTGCTACTTCACCATGCCATCGGCAAAAACTTGCATTGCATTTTTGTAGACAACGGCCTGTTGCGTAAAGACGAATTTGAGTCGGTGCTTGAATCTTACAAGCACATGGGCTTAAACATTAAGGGTGTAGACGCGAAGCAGCGTTTTTATGATGCGCTGCAAGGCCTGTCAGATCCCGAGAAAAAGCGTAAGGCCATAGGCCGCGTGTTTATAGAGGTATTTGACGATGCCGCTCACGAGGTGCAGGATGTTAAATGGCTGGGCCAGGGCACCATTTATCCGGATGTGATCGAGTCGGTTTCTATTAAGGGGCCTTCGGCAACGATTAAATCGCACCATAATGTGGGTGGTTTGCCAGACTTTATGAAATTGAAGGTGGTAGAACCGTTGAATACTTTGTTTAAGGACGAGGTACGCCGCGTTGGCCGGGCCCTCGAAATAGACGATAACATTTTAGGCCGCCATCCTTTCCCGGGTCCGGGTTTAGCTATACGTATACTGGGCGAGATAACACCCGAGAAAGTTGCGATTTTGCAAGAAGCCGACGCGATATACATCAACAATTTACGCTCGGCCGGTGTTTATGATAAAGTTTGGCAGGCCGGTGCAATTTACCTGCCGGTGCAATCAGTAGGGGTAATGGGTGATGAGCGGACGTATGAAAACGTCATATGCTTACGCGCGGTGGAATCTTTAGACGGTATGACCGCCGACTGGTGCCATTTGCCTTATGATCTGCTTGCCAAAATATCGAACGAGATCATTAACAATGTTAAAGGCATAAACCGGGTAGTATATGACATCAGTTCTAAACCGCCTGCTACAATTGAGTGGGAATAA
- a CDS encoding RsmB/NOP family class I SAM-dependent RNA methyltransferase — protein MKALNQFKTFERLLQAYPANVPLGKFLPGFFRQNKQMGSTDRKVASRLIYNYFRLGRAVPDTPVDERLFIAEFLCNNQINSFIQHFKPEWATCIDFAVDEKIAIIKKAFPRFNLEDVFAWANELSPDIDKEAFLKSLFVQPDLYIRIQKGNEQQVKAALAAAEIPFRLESENCLALPNGTKLDAVFPNQHFFEVQDKSSQQTAAYFQPKKWEAWWDACAASGGKSLLLHDLEPTVKLVVSDVRESILANLDERFEQAGILKYQKKLLDLTTNCDAEMHHYEFDGIILDAPCSGSGTWGRTPEMISQFQDHSIAFFQRLQRAIIPNVIKYLKPGQPLIYITCSAFEAENEANVNFMTDQLGMVLESQQVLKGYEHKADTMFVARLIRKEPEPIKEELPDWDPHIELS, from the coding sequence ATGAAAGCCCTGAATCAATTCAAAACTTTTGAGCGGTTGCTACAAGCTTACCCTGCTAATGTGCCCTTAGGCAAGTTTTTGCCGGGTTTCTTTCGTCAAAATAAACAGATGGGTTCTACCGACCGCAAGGTGGCCAGCCGTTTGATTTACAACTATTTTCGTTTGGGCCGGGCAGTGCCTGATACTCCTGTAGATGAGCGCCTTTTTATCGCAGAGTTTTTGTGCAATAACCAGATCAACTCTTTCATCCAGCATTTCAAACCCGAGTGGGCAACCTGTATAGATTTCGCTGTTGATGAGAAAATAGCCATTATTAAGAAGGCTTTCCCGAGATTTAATTTAGAAGACGTTTTCGCGTGGGCGAACGAACTATCCCCAGACATTGATAAAGAGGCTTTTTTAAAATCATTATTCGTTCAGCCCGATCTGTATATCCGTATACAAAAAGGTAACGAACAGCAGGTAAAAGCCGCGCTAGCAGCGGCAGAAATACCATTCAGGTTAGAAAGCGAAAATTGCCTGGCATTACCAAACGGCACCAAACTGGATGCAGTTTTTCCTAATCAGCATTTCTTTGAAGTTCAGGACAAATCGTCCCAGCAAACTGCAGCATATTTTCAGCCCAAAAAATGGGAAGCGTGGTGGGACGCGTGCGCGGCATCGGGAGGGAAGTCGTTGCTGCTGCATGATCTGGAACCGACTGTAAAACTGGTAGTGTCTGACGTTCGCGAAAGTATTTTAGCTAACCTTGACGAACGCTTTGAACAAGCGGGTATACTTAAATATCAAAAGAAACTGTTAGACCTGACTACTAATTGCGATGCCGAAATGCACCATTACGAGTTTGACGGCATCATCTTGGACGCGCCTTGCAGCGGTTCGGGCACTTGGGGCCGCACCCCCGAAATGATCAGCCAGTTCCAGGACCACAGCATTGCATTCTTTCAGCGACTGCAGAGGGCCATCATACCGAACGTAATTAAATATCTAAAACCCGGTCAGCCTTTGATCTACATTACATGCTCTGCTTTTGAGGCGGAAAACGAAGCTAACGTCAACTTCATGACCGATCAATTGGGTATGGTTTTAGAAAGCCAGCAGGTATTGAAGGGATACGAACATAAAGCCGACACCATGTTTGTAGCGCGGTTGATCCGGAAAGAGCCCGAACCGATTAAAGAAGAATTACCTGATTGGGATCCGCATATTGAATTGAGTTAG
- a CDS encoding ABC transporter substrate-binding protein yields MTSVLNRLLQLSGNKLWLIAAVAAFASCSPKVRPVVQHPAPEAPMPVEKSKPVVAKPATPRFSTIAIIMPFNLDNLNPAVGYSKTALKQANMGISYYQGFKLALDSLTADGYNFRIQLLDGKDNAGTASALASNSKVRNADLVVGPIFPEGIKAFGTASMKRKLMLSPLSPVSPATFNNPNLITATPPLDYHAKRMAGYAVNTLKAKKVFVLKSGYSEDNKYIIPFKEAVDSLSKLRVKVIPFVVTRGNLTSLLPQLSKTETNVFLLPSLNQAFLQVTLRSLDSLSKNYPVALIGHPSWEGFTFLRAEMLQRLKTVISSSEHINYKSGETVQFIRAYRKAYHNEPDAYAIRGFDEGMYFGDLLAGSHGNPINAAERDYDGLSNHFHFVRKPGLGWINTHVFVLRYTNYELRVVE; encoded by the coding sequence ATGACATCAGTTCTAAACCGCCTGCTACAATTGAGTGGGAATAAACTGTGGTTAATTGCCGCCGTTGCTGCCTTTGCATCGTGCTCGCCCAAGGTTAGGCCTGTTGTACAACATCCTGCGCCTGAAGCGCCCATGCCTGTCGAAAAATCAAAACCCGTTGTGGCAAAGCCTGCCACGCCCCGTTTTTCAACCATCGCCATAATCATGCCGTTCAACCTGGATAACCTTAATCCGGCGGTTGGTTACTCCAAGACAGCACTAAAGCAGGCGAACATGGGCATCAGTTATTACCAGGGTTTTAAACTGGCGCTTGATTCGTTAACTGCAGATGGTTACAATTTCCGTATCCAGCTTTTAGACGGTAAAGACAATGCTGGCACGGCCTCGGCTTTGGCATCAAATAGCAAAGTCCGTAACGCCGATCTGGTGGTAGGGCCAATTTTTCCTGAAGGGATAAAAGCGTTTGGCACCGCTTCTATGAAGCGCAAACTAATGTTGTCGCCATTGTCGCCTGTTTCACCGGCTACGTTTAATAACCCCAATTTAATTACCGCGACCCCACCGCTGGATTACCATGCAAAACGAATGGCAGGCTACGCGGTTAATACGCTTAAAGCCAAAAAGGTATTTGTATTAAAATCGGGATATAGCGAAGACAATAAATACATCATCCCTTTTAAAGAAGCGGTTGACAGCCTAAGCAAATTACGTGTTAAGGTAATTCCCTTCGTGGTAACCAGAGGCAATCTTACTTCCTTATTGCCGCAATTGTCCAAGACAGAAACCAACGTTTTTCTGCTGCCATCTTTAAACCAGGCATTCCTGCAGGTAACGTTACGCTCGCTCGACTCATTGTCGAAAAATTACCCGGTCGCGTTAATAGGCCACCCCAGTTGGGAAGGCTTTACCTTTTTACGTGCCGAAATGTTACAGCGTTTAAAGACCGTAATATCCTCGTCGGAACATATCAATTATAAAAGCGGCGAAACGGTTCAGTTTATCAGGGCTTACCGCAAGGCTTACCATAATGAGCCCGATGCCTACGCAATAAGGGGATTTGATGAGGGTATGTACTTTGGCGACTTGCTGGCCGGATCACATGGCAACCCTATCAACGCCGCAGAGCGCGATTATGACGGCTTGAGTAATCATTTTCATTTTGTACGGAAGCCCGGTTTAGGCTGGATAAACACACATGTATTTGTATTGCGATACACCAACTATGAATTACGTGTAGTAGAATGA